The nucleotide sequence CTAACGTAAATTCCAAGAAGATAACTAATGCAGGAAAGAATAAATGGAAAGAACTAATCCTTCTAAATGTGTGCAACTCGATATAAACAACAACATGAGGAACACATTGACCCAAAAGATAACAATAGCAGAAAAGGAGCACCAACTCCACCCACTTTTCTCATGAATGACACAAAGTTCATGTTATTTATATCTCTTGTGATAGCTACCACTTTCTTATCTAGTGATGCGTCCTACAGGATCACGGGTACATTCATTCCCTTGCATTCATATCTTTTATTTCTACATAGTATTTGAGAACAATTTTCAATAATCAAATAAATACAAGTGAATCAAGTGACTGTCGTATACTTACATTTTGGGTGTGCATGATATATTGGAGGACCAATTTGTTTGGTTATGTATGCTTGGGTTAGAAAATTTTGTTTGCGATTTCGGAGAACTAGTGGACCCAGTGAACGGAGTCGCCAGCCAGTGTGAATTTATTACGAAGATAACATTTTATTATTAGGAAAATCCAATTTATCCATCAAACATCATGGCAGTGCAAAGAACACAAGACGTAATAGAACTTACAGCCATGCCCATTGACCACTTAGCGATGACACAAGCACTGGATCGAGCCGACGACATTCCCCGTCCTCGCCCCTCCCTCGGCGGAACCAGGCAAACCATGTTGGAGTAGACAACCAAGAATTCATCATGCTAAGCCCCGAAAGGAACAACACACCTAACAACaccatcgccgatgaagagaagtgtacatcagaaggatccaacctacAAACACACGAATGCAGGCGAATGAAGACCGGATGCAAGCAAATCCACCGAAGACAAATACCAACCGAATCCCATGAGATCCTTTGAGGACACCCCTCCACACCAACACCATGTGATAACAATTATGTTTTAGAGAAAGGCAAATGCACACCTGGTAGTGGAATCCCCAATGCCATGTGCTACTACTACAAGTAAATTAACGCCATTGTAATTGTAGACGCTTGCATATAAGATGGAATAATTAAAGCAAGGTCCTGAGCCTTTTCCTCTAAAAAAGAGTGAATAAACCATATATGCATCCATGATCCATTGAAAAAGTTCATGGAGAAAAGAAACTATACTTCATAACTACTTATGCAACAATTGCGAACGCCATTATTAAATTGTCGATTGAACTGTATCTCCATGCATCGCTTGTCTCCTCTCAAACAAGATAGAGCATGTTGCAACAGCAAACATATCCTTTAGTCCAAAATATGTTTCTTTATGAAATCACGAAACTATATTCCCATCTTGATGAAGAGCTATTATTTGTCCTCGTATTGGCCGAAGAACTCTTTTTCATCTTTTACTAGGAGGAAGACCATCTCTTCGTCATGTGTGGGCCAAAGACCATCTCTTTGCTTGCAACTAAGCCAAAGAGTGTATCTTCATTCCTAAGGCCGAAGAGGCAGCAGGGGCCCACCTCTTTGCGGCAATGGTTAAACGAATCTACATGTCGTTCATCGAGCGAGTGGAGGGTCTTTTTTGTACCTGGTAGGGACGAAAATGCCGTCTTTGCTTTCTTGTTCTCTTACATATCTCTTCCTTTCCTTCCCGCCATCCCTCTCTCATGCTTTCCTGTGCATTGTTCCCATTCAATTTTTCTCGCCAACCCCATTCCCTCCATTTTTCTTCTCGTTGTTTTCCCTGACTATTGTCTTTTGCAATTGCATGCAACGTGGGACATGATAGTTGAACTCAAATATACATCGACTTACCTGTTATTCCTGACTATCCATTTTTTTTCCACAGAAGCAATATGAGGACCACATTTAGGTAATAGATTTTCAGATCCCATTCAGTTAGTTCAAAGGTTCATTGTTCTAATTTGTTATTGCTATTTGTAATTTGGGTACCCTCGTGACATGGAACACAAGGAGATCTAATACTTTGggtggatggacatcatatggtgtCCTATATCTAAGGGTGGTGGAAGTTCCAAAAGTAGAAGATCGGAGGCGCTGTCATGGTGTGCATTACAATCATCGGTGGGACGTTGGTGCGACAATTGTTGCAAGATACGTGATTGTGTCTTCCCTTTAAATGGCTTCTCGTTTGGCTGGCTAGTTCTTTATGAGAAGGTCGATAGAGTGGTGGACGATGACTATAACAACATCAGGCAATGCCGATATAAAGGGAAGACGTTGGACGGTTTCCGCGGTCCAGACGTATGCGGACGGTTTGCAGGTCTGCCTTGAAGATGCCCTTATAAGTTAAATACAAAGAAAGAGAAATAGAGAAATTAGAAAAAAAATGACTAACCCAATAATCAGTCTTATAACCAACATTACTATTTGAGTGATTATAAACAATGATGACAGCTAAGTATAGCATATAACGAGCGACTGGCTATACTATTAGCCTTGCTCTTAGTTGTCAGCCTCTCCTCCGAGTCCCCATGGTAGGCAGCAGCAGAAAACATCTTTGTCCTGGAGCATCTTTGTCGTCGTCGTGGCCGGATCCAAACATTCTGCGTCGCCATCATGGCTGGATCCAACATCCGTTGGTAAATTGACAAACCAGGCTACATAACACCGAGTCCTCTTTGCTCAAGTGCGCGAACAGGGCCACCCGCGGCGTACATGCCAACGGACGCGCCCGCACACGCGGACACGCCACCGCCTAGCAGCACTGCCGAACTAACCCACTTGGAAATGCCGACCACTTCGGCCAAACCAGGCTAGGCTGCCACGGCAAATTTCCGCCACGCTCTGCCCTATTCATTCCTCCCAAGGCAAAGCTAACCTTCTGTGCTACGCCAATCCACGCCAACCTCTGGTGCCTTGGCCAGTATATAAGCCAGCACCCCGCCGCATCAGCGCCTTGCGTTGAGCTTCGCGCGCGCTCTTGTCTTGTTGGCCATTGCCGCCGTAGTAGGCTCATGGCAATGCGCATGGCAGCGGGAAGAGCCTGTGGCGCTTGGAGCGCGCAGCGCATGCTGGTCCCCGGCCAGCGCGTCGACTTCATCCGGCTGTCCCCCGGCGTCGCCGCGGCGGCGACGGTACGGTTCGGCGCTCGTCGCGCCGTCGGGAGCAGAGTGATCCTCTGCCTCGCCTCAGGAGGCGTTCGTCCGCGGGACGACGACGGCGAGTTCGAGCCGGCGGATTCGCCGTTGGATTCGGACGGGCGGATGGTCGACGAGGGCATGGACACGCTGTGGCGGCGCATCCGCGAGGTGGATGCGGCATCAGCAGACGAGGAGGACAAGGAAGAACCAGAGGACGAGGGTGGCTTCGACGTCTTCGCGCCCCCGGCTGAGTGGACGGAGCTGGAGCGGCGGCATTACGTGCTGTACGTTGCGGCCCTGCGCGAGGCACTCGGCGCCGTGTTCGCATTGCTGGCGCGCGAGCGGCCGGCGCTCGGCGCGGCGGTCGTGGCGCTGGTGCTGCTCAGCGTGCCGGCCTCGGTGCTCCACGTCTCCGCGGAGCTGATCCGGGCCGTGTACTCCATCTTGGCCGCCGTGCGCAACGGTACAATATAGTACGAGTAGGATTGTACTGCATGGTTGCGTATCCGTACCGATGTACGTATGTTTGTCACGTGCACGCCTTGCTTGTCCCTGTTCTGAGGGTGTATTAGTAGATTATTATAAGTGGCGTTCGTTTTCTCGAATCGCAATGGACAGCAATCACATACGGAGGCACTCACCAAAATTGAAAGAGCATTCTGAAACTTATACTAGTCATCAAGGCAGTACATCCACGCAAGAGTTCAACGTTCAAATTTGACACAAAATCATGCATGAGTGCTTTCACATCATCAAAATCGTTggagaaaagtatatttttcgttTCTTAACACTTAGTGTAGTTTAGATTTGGTTCCTCAACTTCGAAACCGGAcaaatttttttttttgcgggaaaacttcggatctattcatcttcaatcatggcaggacaacgaacaccagaaataataaaaattacatcaagatacgtagaccacctagcgacgactatgaGCACttaagcgagccgaaggcgcgctgccgtcattgcccctccagacagtcgggaagtcgccgtgctaaggccccataggaccaacgcacTAGGACAACAACCGCCGctgatgaagagtagcgtagatcggaaggatctaacctgaaaacacatgaacgtagacgaactacgatcagatccgagcaaatccaccaagggcagatttgtcggagacacacctccacacgcccaccgatgatgctagacACGCCATCGGGAAGGAGGCTAGAcgaggagaaccttattccatcttcggggagccgccgccgtctcgtctttcagagcaggacacaaaccctaactaAACGCGAAGAAACAACCGAAAACATAGCCATCCCCCCGGCAAGGGCCAAGatccaccgcgccgccatggccgtAAGGACACCGGAGACGAGGTGGACCGCCGGCGGTGCCGGCTGGAGGCAGGGAACCCTATGACTTCTTTTCTTGGGGAGGAGGTAGTGTAGCTTTCTCTACGATTTCCAAAACCAGACAATTTGCACCCTCAATTTTCAAAACCAGACAAGTTTCGTCCCTCAACCCGGCAGACTGGGTTTTGATGCTGACTCACTCTGGTTTTGACCCGTCGTCCTGCCCATGTGGCAAGGTATCTCTTTCCTTCCATCTACTCTGCTATGGACATTTTGACAAAGATTTGGCATGCAATGTCTGTCGTTGCCCGCCTCCATGGCACCACGTTCATCATCACCCCGGCAGAAacttttttttgagagagaaagtCGGCCTTTATTTATCAAGCAACAAACTTACAAAGAATCTCTCGGATGCTATCCGGAGTAGAATGAGAAATACAAAGACTAGTAAAAAACAAGCTTGATCTAGCTAAGTCATGAGCTAAAACATTAAGATGCCGACGTACATGCAAGAACGACACAGAGTGGAGACCATTTGCCACTACCTTGACCTCAGCCAACACAGATCCCACCATTGGACGATCCATGGCTGGAGATTTCATGCGCTGCACCACCGAGAGACAGTCTGACTTGAAAAGCACATCAGCAAATCCTTCCTCTCTCGCCAAACGGACAGCTCGACGGAGCGCCATGGCCTCGGCCACTTCAGGGTCCAACAGACCTTTCACATGTTCAGAGCAAGTGGCCACACAGTGACCCAAATGATCCAAAAACACCACACGAATCCCTGATTTGTTCAGTTCCACCGAAATAGCAGCATCTGAGAAGCGACCATCGTGCCCTGCGGCGGCGGATACAAGAGAGCGCTTGACGTAGAGGTCTCACGCCTAAGAGCGGGCACAGGTTTGTACAGGTGTTGGAAGATCAACTCGATGTAAGCCCGGGTCCTAGCCGTCGTGTGCCACGGATGAGGAGCAACTGGTTCATTCCTTCCAGCATTTCGTGCCTCCCATATGTGCCAAATCGACACAGTCAAGATTGTCGCTTCCTGATCGGAGCAGCGGGAGATAAAGTCAAAGAGCCACGGTTTAGGAGATGCAAAAGATGACCGGCTGAGTTTAATATCGAAGCACTCCCTGAACATATCCCAGACCGCCCGTGCATGGGGGCAGAAGAGCAGCGCATGCTCCACACTCTCCGGTCTGCCGTAGAAACAACAGTCTGTTCTAGTCGAGACCTAGCGACGAAGAAGCTGCTCCCCTGACGGTAGACAATCATGAGCCAATCGCCATAGGACAATCTTCATCTTGTTGGGTGCTTTGACTCGCCACAACGCCTTCCATAACTTTTCTTCCGCCGACCAAGTCGAGCTCTGACCCAGGCCATTGCCACTCTGAGCCAACAAGAAATGGGTCGTTCTTACCATGTTATACGCAGACCTGGCTGAATACTCTCCAAATTTGGTAAAAGGCCAGCGAGCAAAATCTGGACCCCTGAATCTGTTAATTGGAATCTGAAGGATATCATTAGCCACTCTCTCAGGAAAGAAAGCACCTCACGGTCTCCACATCCCAAGAGCCATTCACCCCGTCGAGAAGACAATGGACGGTGGCGGTTAGTGGAATGGGAAACAGAGGATGCAGCCAAGCCGGCGGTGTTGATGGGATCAAGTGATCAGATAGAATGCGTATGTTCCTACATTCACCAATGCCCCACTAAACCCCTTGTTTCAGCAAGTCCCGGCCATGTAAGATACCACGCCAGGTCGCCGAGGCAGTTCATGGCATTCCAAAAGTCCCCTATCGGAAAGTATCTGCCCTTCAGAACATGAGCACAAAGTGAATCAGGTTCAGTGAGGAGCCGCCATCCCTGCTTACCAAGCATTGCCTGATTGAACAGTGCCATATCCCGACAACCCATACCACCAAGAAACTTTAGGGTCGAGAGCCAAGCCCAAGATCTCCAGCGTAGCTTCCTCTTTCCATCCTCTCGACCCCACCATTGATCGGCCACAATTTGGCGAAACCTCTCACATGTAGCGACCGGAAGGCAAAAGCAGCTTGAGACAAATATTGGGATGACCTGTGTAATTGATTTCAGCAGTGTTTCATTTCCAGCCCTAGATAAACTTGCGCGGCGTTCGTCCGGAGGTTCTAGTGCCCGCGTCACACTCGTTGCCCTCGCTCGGCTCGGTGCACGGCTTGCCCctttttttgaagaagaagaacCATGTATTCATTCATAGTAGCAAAATACAACATACATGACTTGTCTCTGAAATAGTGCAGAGAGACAACATACAAAGAAATTTACATCACCATCGCCAAAGAATCCAACCGCTGTCGTGGCCGAAGCGTTCGCCAGAGGAAAGAAACGCAGGCCTCCAACTTGCCAAGATCCAAGATAGTGCCATAGCAGCCAACCTGCGTTATGAGCCTCTGAGCAGGCGATGCCACAAGTGGCGACGCACATGTCGATGTGGGTCGTCGGCCGAAGAAATACTTCACACATCTTGGATCGCGGTCTTGAAGATCTCGACAGGTAGCACCACCGAAAAACTCCAGAACTAGCAACCATCTTCCACCGCCAAATCTCCATGTGGACCATCCCTTGGACAAGATCGGTGCTGCAGCGTCGACCATCTCCAAGATACAAACTTCCGGCTCCACGACGACGCTGGAGACGCAGTCGACGCAACACGGACGAAGCTGAAGAACCAAGAACCTGAGCAAGATCTCCACCGTTGTCTTGAGGAACTCGCTCGAACGCAAATCCATGGCTCCTCGACGCCGCGGAAGAACGCCGCCGAGACGGTGGCCTGGAAAACTTTATGCGCAGTGGCGTCGTCAGCACCGACCGAACGCAGCCACCCGACATACCTGTCCTAGACTATCTACAGACCAAACAGAAGGAACCGGCCTCCCCCACCCTCCCGCTGCCGCTGGAGCGACTAGCGGAGGGAAGGGGAGCCAACGTCCTCGCCAGCGAGAAAGCAGGAACTGCTTCGCCTGGGGAGTCGCCTCTCCTGGGTAGTTAAGATTGGAGCAGGCGGGAGTCTATAGGTTTTGTGTAGAAAGTCAAACCGTTCGGCACGACTTGCCCTTTGTGTTCAGGTCCTGCGAAGTGGACGGGTCGCCGTGTTCTTCTTTTGCtccctcttcgtcctcttcttcatcttcaccttcttcgtcctcatcctcctcctcgtcctcttgaACCGCCCTAGACGACGAGGCAGCCTGGCTCGATGAAGCGAGGCTGCGCATCAGGGCTGCAGGAGCAAAAGCATCAGCAGAGGAGGTAGCGCACCCAAGCAGGCCCACAAGCTTGCGACATTTGTTGACGAACTTCTGCAATAAGAACGAAACAAGAACATAATATGGATCAAGTTtatggttaaaaatgaaaattaactTAAGAAAGAATGTAATTGTAGGAGTCTCGATGTTACCTTCACCGTTCCCTCAACTTGTTCTCACTATCTCGAGTCCCAAGGATAGAACTTAGCGCATCCGAGGCTTCAAAAATACTTTTGTTCAGCTCCGAAGACTGCAAAACAATAAATGAGTCACACTCACTAAAGTAGATTTCATCCAACCGTCGGTTGAAAACAGATAAAAACAATTTACTACTCTGTTCATGAGGGGTCTGTACTCCTTAAATCCGCCTTTTAGCTCTTTGATGCTCTCATTGTAGGCTTCATTCTCGGAGTCGTCATCGTACAGTTCTTCGACATCTGTTGTCGTTCACTGGGGCCTCAAGCGCACACGATGCTTGATGCCATCGTCGTACCACTCGGGCCTCAAGCTAAAATACTAAAAATGACGCAATTTAAAATACGGCATTGGTGGTTAGTCTAATTTAGTAGGTACCAAATACAAGCTATCCAAGATTTTTTTAATTATATATGATCTAATCTTACGAACCAATTAGTGAGGATATTTCAAAAAGATATACTTCTACCTATATATAGAAGGTGTATCATCAAAGGATTCTAGTTAATTCCAGCCAAAATGCACAAAATATAAGAAGATAATTAATGCCAAATATAATAGCCTAAAAAACTAGGTTGTGCCTCTATATAAACAACAGAATGAGAAAATAAATCGACCGGAAGTACAACGATAGGAGAAAAAGAATAGTGTACCCCCTCCCCATGGCGCTTCTCAAGAGCAACCCAGAGGTTTTGTGCTTGGTGGCCCTTCTTGTGATATCTGCGACCTTCTTATCATGTGATGCATCCTACGGGGTTAGAGGTATATTCCTTTCATTATATTCATATATTTATTTTTGCTCTATACAATGGCCTGTAACATTTTTCCGATGATCAAACAAATGCAAGTGATTGTGTTATGTCTCTCCCGATATATAATATACCTACAACTTTGGCCATGGCTTGGGTGTGCAGATGGAGAAGGTTTTAACAAGTTCTGTGTGGGTTGGGACCAAGGCTGCAAGGACCCGGTGAATGGAATCCCTAGTCAGTGTCAGATTTACTGCAGAGATATCGGTTTTGTCTTAGAAAAAGGCAAATGTGCACCGGACAATGGAAAGCCCAACCGCATGTGCTGCTGCTACAAGTAGACACTTGCGTGTGAATTCGTGAAAGAAAATCTTTTTCTGTATGAGAGATTTCGGAAAATATATTAATAAAGCATTGTTTGATCTGTGTCTATCATCAGAGTGACTATTCGGGTGCTCCCCGACAGTGCTACAGCAATCAATGGCTGTGGAGTAGTCGCTATCCATAGAAAAACTAGTACTCTCTCCATCCCATCATATAAgagttcttatattatgagacgggaGGAATACTACATAGAGTTTGCATGAAACTTACACATAGGTAATACGATTTCTGATACTCCTACAATACACTTATAGTGATTGACACTTTTTAGGTGCGATCAGGCCATGTTTTTTGCCGTAGAATTAGAAACGGCGGGGTGTTAGATTggggaaaaagtccattttaaaccctgAACTCGTAGAGGTTCGGCGAAATGAACCCCCAAGTCGAAATCCCGGTTGTTCGCACcctgaactatgcaatcccggtctaaattaAACCTTCGGATCATTTCCCAAACAAGGATTGTCCATGTGGCAAAGAATGACCGGGATTAGTGGCATTTTGCAAAGGGCACACACCAGGGCCGGCCCGCTTAGTTTTTTTTTCGTAAAAAAACAAAATTCCGAACGGTGGAACACCCTTCTGGCCCGGCCCGCTTTAGCtttttcgtttaaaaaaaaaagCGCGGACCATGGCTCGAACCCGAGACCCCTTGGCATTGATCGACCCAACTAAACACCAGGACAAGACCTACGTTGCGTCTAGTTTCTCCCTTTTCATTCTTTTTACCTTTCTTTCGTCTTTTTTCTTAAATTCGTGCCTTTTTTGAAATCGACGAACctaatgttcaatgtgtatttat is from Triticum aestivum cultivar Chinese Spring chromosome 1B, IWGSC CS RefSeq v2.1, whole genome shotgun sequence and encodes:
- the LOC123096293 gene encoding uncharacterized protein; this encodes MAMRMAAGRACGAWSAQRMLVPGQRVDFIRLSPGVAAAATVRFGARRAVGSRVILCLASGGVRPRDDDGEFEPADSPLDSDGRMVDEGMDTLWRRIREVDAASADEEDKEEPEDEGGFDVFAPPAEWTELERRHYVLYVAALREALGAVFALLARERPALGAAVVALVLLSVPASVLHVSAELIRAVYSILAAVRNGTI